The Natrinema amylolyticum genome includes the window AATGGACCAAATGTTTTGCATAGCGTACTGGAAACATTCCAGAGTAGCGAGGTCGAACTCTGTTATGGTGATTTAGTGTACGTTGATGACGATGATACAGTCGTTAGATACTGGGAGAGTGGGGAATACCATCCGAGACGCTTTCATTTTGGCTGGATGCCTCCTCATCCGACTGTTTTTGTACGCCGAGACGTATACGAACAATACGGGACATTTGATTGTGACTTTGGAATCGCTGCCGACTACGAGTTCCTTTTACGTATTTTATTGAAAGAAGGTGTTTCAGCAGTGTATCTTGATGATACCTTAGTCAGGATGGCAACTGGCGGAGTAAGCAATACATCGGCTAATAATATCTTTCAAGCAAATTCAGAAGTCTATAAAGCCTGGAAGAAACACGGCCTCCGTGGTGGTCTACATGTTCCAATAGTGAAACCACTACGGAAGATTTTCCAGTACGGTCTTCTGGCATAGATCATCTCTATCATCATGTTTAACGCAGAAGTACAGGAAAGGATACACTCAAATATGAGTAATATAGCGTGCACCTATGTGTGTTTTCCAGATTGTGTCATGAAAACACCACAGTACCAGCAGTAAGCATCTATCTCAACTCTAGATCGTTTTGCGACATGGCCAAAATTTGAACCG containing:
- a CDS encoding glycosyltransferase family 2 protein: MRISIITPVYNEPRIRDTLESIRSQNSVSNLETIVVDGNSTDETTAILQENSDWIDILISEPDEGIYDAMNKGINHATGDVIGILNADDRYNGPNVLHSVLETFQSSEVELCYGDLVYVDDDDTVVRYWESGEYHPRRFHFGWMPPHPTVFVRRDVYEQYGTFDCDFGIAADYEFLLRILLKEGVSAVYLDDTLVRMATGGVSNTSANNIFQANSEVYKAWKKHGLRGGLHVPIVKPLRKIFQYGLLA